The DNA window CACTTGTTGCCAGAACCAGAACCAGAACCAGAACCAGTGACCAGTGACCAGTGACAAGCGATCAGCAGTGAAACTCTCCGAACTCTTCTACTCGATTCAAGGCGAAGGAAAGCTGGTTGGCGTTCCTTCGGTGTTCATTCGCGCCAGCGGGTGCAACCTGCGATGCACCTGGTGCGATACGCCTTATGCGAGTTGGAACCCTGAAGGCGACGATGTCCCGGTTGCCGAGATCATGCGGCAGGTGGCCGCGATCGGCGCAAAGCACGTGGTGATCACCGGTGGCGAGCCGATGATCATGCCCGATATCGAAGACCTCTGCGTCGCCCTCAAATCCGCGGGCCATCACATCACCATCGAAACGGCGGCGACGGTCTGGAAGGATGTTCCGCACGACCTGGCGTCGCTGTCGCCCAAGCTGGCCAACAGCACGCCGACCGAACGTGAAGAGGGCAAGTACGCCGCGGCGCACGAGCGGCAGCGACTGAACTATTCCGTCATCCAGCGCTTCATCGATTCGGCCCCGGTGTTCCAGCTCAAGTTCGTGGTGGCCGGCGAAGCGGACCTCACGGAAATTGAACAGATTCTGGCCCGGCTCGACGACTGGACCCCGGCCGACGTGCTTCTGATGCCGGAAGGCACCGACGCGGCCACGCTCAATAGCCGCACACATTGGGTCAGCGAAGTGTGCAAGAAACGGGGCTACCGCTTCTGCCCGAGACTGCACGTGATGATGTACGGCAACAGGCGTGGCACCTGAAACGCGGCGACGAAACGCCGAACTTTCCGCTCGCAAATCTAGATGGCCGGATAAACCCACGGCGCGCGATACGGCCGGCTGAGCAGTGCGTTGGCCTGCGGGTCGTTGATGACCAATTCCTTGTCTGCGTCCCACTCCAGGCTCCGACCCACCTTGCACGAGACCTGCGCCAGCATCGGCAACACCGATGACCGGTGCGCCAGGCCAATGTCGGCCACGCCCGGCCGGCGGATCTCGATCGCTTCGATGAAATCTGCCCAAAGCAGCTTGATGTTGTGCCCGTCGGGCTGCTGCAACTGGGCGTCTTCGTGCACCTGCTTCTCATTGCTGCTGGTAGGGTAGAAGGTCCACCCGTCGCGCCAGCCGATGTGCAGCGTTCCCTTGGTCCCGTAGAAGTATGCGCCCAGCTTATGCTTCTCGGCGTCATTGCCGGCGAAGGCCCGGTTCTCCCAGACGCAGGTGAAATCCTGGAACTCGAACGTCGCGGTCTGGTGGTCGGGCGTATCGGTGGTCTGTTCGCGATCGTTCAGAATCGCCGCCCCGCGAATGGGCCGGCCGGCGGTGCTGAAGACGCGCTTCGGGTACTTCTCGCCACTCCACCACATCACCTGGTCGAGCCAGTGCACGCCCCAGTCGCCAATGGTGCCATTGGCATAGTCCAGGAAGTTGCGCCAGCCGCCGGGGTGCAGCTTGGTGTTGAACGGCCTCAGCGGCGCCGGTCCGCACCACATGTTCCAGTCCATGCCATCGGGCGGGGCGCTGTTGGGCGTTGGTTTTTCCGGGCCGGTGCCGCCGCCGTGGACGAACAGTCGCACCATGCCCACCTTGCCCACCGCCCCCGACCGCAGGAACTTCATGGCGCTCACGTGATGCGGGCCGATCCGACGGTGCAGGCCGACCTGCACCAGCCGCTCCGCCTGCTGCGACGCCCGCAGCATCGCCCGGCTTTCGTTCACGGTGTGCCCCGTCGGCTTCTCGACAAACACGTGCGCGCCGGCCTTGAGCGCGGCGATGGTCGTCAGGGCGTGCCAGTGGTCCGGCGTGGCGACGATGACCACCTCGGGCTTGTCCTTCTCGAGCAACTCGCGGTAGTCCTGATACGTCTTTGGGTCATCCCCTGACAGCGCGGCGATTTGATCGGCCGAGACTTCCAGGTTGGCCGAATCGACATCGCAAAGCGACGTCACCTTGCACCGGCCGGAGGCAAGGCCTTCCTTCAGGATGTTCTTGCCCCACCAGCCACTGCCGATCAGCGCGGTACGGTACTTTCGACCGGCATCGGCACCGCGAAGAATATAGGGCGCAGACAGATACGCGGTTGCGGCGGCGGTTGCCGACAAAAAGCGGCGGCGGGAAAGCGTCATGGTTCTGGCTCCGAGTCTCGGCGTTACTTGCGAACGTCCACGCACACGATCTGCCCCTTCCAATTACGGCAGTAGATCCGACCGTCCGACAGGACGGGGACCGTCCAGCACTTGCCGGTGAGGACCCGGGCACTGGCGACCTGCTTAAACCCCTGCGGCGACGCCGGGGCGACCGACAACTCCCCGTCGGCGGCCAGGGCAATCAGCTTGCCGTCGGCAAGAATGACCGTGCCCGAACCGAACCCGGGGTGCACCCACTTCTCGGTGCCGGTGCTTAGTTCGACGCACTTCAGCGACGCCTTCTCCGTCGTGTCCCCGTCCACCCCAAAAAGATGACCGTCGAACAGGACCGCCGCGTTCATCTGCGTTCGCAGCACGCGCGACTTCCAGACCTCTTTCGGCGGCTGATCGGCGGTCAGTTGCACCAGCGTGCACCCCTTGCCGTAGCCACTGCTGATAAACATTCGGCCGCCGTCAACGATCGGATCGGCGGCATTCACCCCAAACTGCGTCACCCAGCGGACACGCCATGCCTCCTTTCCGGTCTGCGGATTCACGGCGATGTATGACTGGGCAGACCCGAAGATCGCCAGCGTGTCCGTTCCGACACGGGTAAGGTACGGCGTGGAATAGCCGGCATCCTTCTTCCCCGATTGCCAGACGACCTTGCCGCTGGCCTTGTCGAGTGCGACGCCCGCTTCGCCGGCGTTCAGGAGCAGCAGATCCTGGTGCACGACGGGCGCGCCGCCAAACCCCCAACCGGGGACGTTTACGCCGAGCTGCTTCTGGATGTTCGCCGACCAGATCGGCTTGCCCGCGGCGGCATCCAGGCACCAGACATCGCCCGCGCGGCTGAGAAAGTAAACGCGATCTCCGTCCACGGTCGGCGTGCCGGTGGTGCCGCCTTCGAAGAACTTAGCGCCCAGTTCCGCAGGGTAGCTGTGCTTCCAGACGACCTTGCCGGTCTCGGCGTCCAGGCACACGATCGAGTCGGCATCGTCGGCATAGCCGGCGGTGTAAACCCTGCCCCTGGCGGCAACGAATGACGAGAATCCCACGCCCACCTGCGCCCGCCAGGCGATTCGCGGCCCCTTTTCGTCCCATGGAGCCCATCCGGCCTCGGTGGAGATGCCGCTACCCGATGGCCCGCGCCACACGGGCCAGTCGGCCCCGCGCGACGTCGTCGCCGCAAGCAGGAGCACGGAGCAGATCATCATTGGGAATCGCAGGGTCATAAAAAGCACCTCGGACGGATATCTTCTCTGCGGATATCTTCTCGAACAGTCGACCGACATGGCAACTTCCGACGCCGGACTTTTCTGACGGTCTCAACCAACGCCTCGCAACCTGCGACGACGCCACCCAGTTTACCACCGAACCAGGAAATCTGATGAAACCCGACAGCGCGTCCACTCCGAAAACCGTCGAACAGGATCCTCGCGTCATCTTTGCCGCCGAGCGAACCCTGCTCGCGTGGATTCGAACCGGCCTGGCATTGATGGGGTTTGGCTTTGTGGTCGCACGGTTCGGGCTGTTCATCGCGGAACTTACCGCGGCCCGGGCCGGCGCGGGGCAGATCCCCGCCGACTCAAGCCGCGGCCGGGTGAGCTTGGCGATCGGCGTGGTGCTGGTGGTCACCGGCGTGGTGATGAACCTGCTGTCGACCATGAGCCATGTTCGCACGATGCGCCGTCTGCGCGACGGCGTCGCGATCACACCCAACGCCTGGTCGGCCGCGACCATGCTCGCACTCCTGATGGCTGCCCTAGGCGCGGCGATGGCCTGTTACCTTCTGTTCGTGCACTGATGTGGCCCGGTCCACCGGATCCTAAGGGTCCCCCCGCTCCAGCAACATTCAGGGCCGGCCGGCGTTATCGGTAGGAGACCACTCAAGGAGAACCATGATCAGTGCCAGGAACGTCAAATCCATTCTTCTCGCCGCCGCTTTCGGCTCGCTCGCCTTCTGTGGCTTGGCAAACGCCGATCAGAAACCGGCGATGGCGGTGCCCGGCAAGGTATTGTTTGAGGACGACTTTTCACGGTCCGAACTCCCGCCGAAATGGAAACTCGGCAAAGGGTTCTTTGCCATCAACGACGGCGTCGTCACCGTCACCGAGAACCCGGCCGACAACCATGGCGCTTATTTCAAAGCACCCTTCGCCTACAAGGACATCGTCGCGGAGTTCGCCTTCAAGTTCGACGGCGCTAAAAGCTTCAACTTCGGCGTTGACGATCTCTCATACAAGGGTTCACACGCCGGACACATTTGCCGCGTCGTGGTGACGCCGACCCAGGTGAACCTCGGCGACTCCAAGAATGGCTCGATGAAGAACGAAGTGTACGAGAAGATGAAGGACCCCAAGACGACGCCGGAAGAGAAGAAGAAGATCAACGAAAGCATCAAGCCGCTGACGAGCATCTATAAGGTGAAGTTGGACACCGCCGTCTGGCACAAAATGCGTGTGGAAATCGTCGGCGATGAAATGCTGGCGACGATCGACGGCGCGCCGGTCGGTTACCTGAAGGCGCCGGGTGTCGCTCACGAAACCAAAGCACTGATGGGTTTCACGGTCACCGGCAAGAGCACACTGCTCGATAACGTGAAAGTGTGGGAAGCAACAGCCTCGCCGGAGTGGGCAATGAACAAGGACGCGGTGTTGGCGGCGATGAAAAAGTAGATCTGACGTCGCCAACGAGATCGCACGTGGCATGGGCAAACGTCATTGCCTGCCCATGCCACCCAATTCCGGACTTCATGGCAATCTCCTAGATCTTGCCCGCCGGCTTTGTCGCCGGTTGCTCGGCCTTCATCCCGGCGTACTTG is part of the Humisphaera borealis genome and encodes:
- a CDS encoding 7-carboxy-7-deazaguanine synthase QueE; the encoded protein is MKLSELFYSIQGEGKLVGVPSVFIRASGCNLRCTWCDTPYASWNPEGDDVPVAEIMRQVAAIGAKHVVITGGEPMIMPDIEDLCVALKSAGHHITIETAATVWKDVPHDLASLSPKLANSTPTEREEGKYAAAHERQRLNYSVIQRFIDSAPVFQLKFVVAGEADLTEIEQILARLDDWTPADVLLMPEGTDAATLNSRTHWVSEVCKKRGYRFCPRLHVMMYGNRRGT
- a CDS encoding Gfo/Idh/MocA family protein, with translation MTLSRRRFLSATAAATAYLSAPYILRGADAGRKYRTALIGSGWWGKNILKEGLASGRCKVTSLCDVDSANLEVSADQIAALSGDDPKTYQDYRELLEKDKPEVVIVATPDHWHALTTIAALKAGAHVFVEKPTGHTVNESRAMLRASQQAERLVQVGLHRRIGPHHVSAMKFLRSGAVGKVGMVRLFVHGGGTGPEKPTPNSAPPDGMDWNMWCGPAPLRPFNTKLHPGGWRNFLDYANGTIGDWGVHWLDQVMWWSGEKYPKRVFSTAGRPIRGAAILNDREQTTDTPDHQTATFEFQDFTCVWENRAFAGNDAEKHKLGAYFYGTKGTLHIGWRDGWTFYPTSSNEKQVHEDAQLQQPDGHNIKLLWADFIEAIEIRRPGVADIGLAHRSSVLPMLAQVSCKVGRSLEWDADKELVINDPQANALLSRPYRAPWVYPAI
- a CDS encoding PQQ-binding-like beta-propeller repeat protein — encoded protein: MTLRFPMMICSVLLLAATTSRGADWPVWRGPSGSGISTEAGWAPWDEKGPRIAWRAQVGVGFSSFVAARGRVYTAGYADDADSIVCLDAETGKVVWKHSYPAELGAKFFEGGTTGTPTVDGDRVYFLSRAGDVWCLDAAAGKPIWSANIQKQLGVNVPGWGFGGAPVVHQDLLLLNAGEAGVALDKASGKVVWQSGKKDAGYSTPYLTRVGTDTLAIFGSAQSYIAVNPQTGKEAWRVRWVTQFGVNAADPIVDGGRMFISSGYGKGCTLVQLTADQPPKEVWKSRVLRTQMNAAVLFDGHLFGVDGDTTEKASLKCVELSTGTEKWVHPGFGSGTVILADGKLIALAADGELSVAPASPQGFKQVASARVLTGKCWTVPVLSDGRIYCRNWKGQIVCVDVRK
- a CDS encoding YidH family protein is translated as MKPDSASTPKTVEQDPRVIFAAERTLLAWIRTGLALMGFGFVVARFGLFIAELTAARAGAGQIPADSSRGRVSLAIGVVLVVTGVVMNLLSTMSHVRTMRRLRDGVAITPNAWSAATMLALLMAALGAAMACYLLFVH